A genomic window from Thermococcus nautili includes:
- a CDS encoding HAD family hydrolase, with protein sequence MIIGFDFDGTLVDSYSCIEEAFKRALEKRYRWLPGKGLWAKLLTRIELQFERPSLGGHKKTHKPPFFLRTKFFETWFIERAKLSQPIDDAPELLKKLKEEGHTVISFSAEDFIDGMKVKRLKMAGLYDLFDDVIVFGREMTLDEAFQLVREKYGNETFIWVDDKPWRFIGRGDENTEFVWYYFPFTARFVEKNREKLALIPHLHVIRDLWSLFDVIENVRKRKHPE encoded by the coding sequence ATGATAATCGGCTTCGACTTCGACGGAACGCTCGTGGACAGCTACTCCTGCATAGAGGAGGCCTTTAAGCGGGCACTTGAGAAGCGCTACCGCTGGCTCCCTGGAAAGGGGCTGTGGGCGAAGCTCCTGACGAGAATCGAGCTCCAGTTCGAGAGACCGAGCCTTGGTGGCCATAAAAAGACCCACAAACCGCCGTTCTTCCTCCGGACGAAGTTCTTCGAGACGTGGTTCATCGAGAGGGCGAAGCTTAGTCAGCCCATAGACGACGCCCCGGAGTTACTTAAAAAGCTCAAGGAGGAGGGCCACACGGTCATCTCCTTCTCGGCAGAGGACTTCATAGACGGCATGAAGGTCAAACGGCTGAAGATGGCCGGCCTCTACGACCTCTTCGACGACGTCATCGTCTTTGGCAGGGAGATGACGCTCGACGAGGCCTTTCAGCTCGTCCGCGAAAAGTACGGGAACGAGACCTTCATCTGGGTGGACGACAAGCCCTGGCGCTTCATCGGCAGAGGCGACGAGAACACGGAGTTCGTGTGGTACTACTTCCCGTTCACCGCTCGCTTCGTCGAGAAGAACCGCGAGAAGCTCGCCCTAATCCCGCACCTTCACGTCATAAGGGACCTGTGGAGCCTGTTCGATGTGATTGAGAACGTCCGAAAGAGAAAACATCCAGAATGA
- a CDS encoding antitoxin family protein, with protein METVEAVYENGVLKPLKRVNLKEGEKVTVVIKRDVLKLAGSVKRAVSVEELEEAYHEYVLHRGKGLP; from the coding sequence ATGGAGACAGTCGAGGCCGTCTACGAGAACGGTGTTCTAAAACCCCTAAAACGGGTGAATCTCAAGGAAGGTGAGAAAGTAACCGTTGTCATAAAGCGGGACGTCCTGAAGCTTGCGGGAAGTGTTAAGAGAGCTGTTAGCGTTGAGGAGCTGGAGGAGGCTTACCATGAGTACGTTCTCCACAGGGGAAAGGGTCTTCCTTGA
- a CDS encoding glycerophosphodiester phosphodiesterase family protein yields the protein MTPSNNELQFILGHRGFRGHLENTLPAFKRALRYADGIEFDVRLTGDGRLVVLHDGEFSADGRNYRVETVTYRELLRLHPLGKLVPTLNRVLELSPKVMNADVKDPNALSLLIGELERKNFLERTVISTDDLSIAMSAIKECPDCRVGFSITCALNLGLSLRQLRGIYSIHVPLDLARYVGMRGLLTLLRLYRRKGLQVWLWNYRMNELSLIPTLSHIVNAVISDDPARLKRFLSLKFNRGNTGGG from the coding sequence ATGACACCTTCGAACAATGAGCTCCAATTCATCCTCGGGCACAGAGGATTCAGGGGACACCTAGAAAACACACTACCGGCTTTCAAAAGGGCGTTAAGATACGCCGATGGAATAGAGTTCGACGTCAGGCTGACGGGAGACGGAAGGCTCGTGGTGCTTCACGACGGGGAGTTCAGTGCAGACGGGAGAAACTACAGGGTGGAAACGGTAACATACAGGGAACTCCTACGCCTTCACCCGCTCGGAAAACTCGTTCCAACCCTCAACCGGGTTCTGGAGCTCTCACCAAAAGTCATGAACGCAGACGTTAAGGACCCGAACGCGCTCTCGCTTCTGATTGGAGAGCTTGAACGGAAAAACTTTCTGGAGAGGACTGTCATATCAACGGACGACCTGAGTATCGCGATGAGCGCCATTAAGGAGTGTCCCGATTGCAGAGTGGGATTTTCAATAACCTGCGCCCTAAACCTGGGGCTAAGTCTAAGACAACTTAGGGGCATTTATTCAATCCATGTCCCCCTTGACCTCGCCCGGTACGTGGGAATGCGCGGTCTGCTGACACTTCTCAGATTATACCGCAGAAAAGGCCTCCAGGTTTGGCTCTGGAACTACAGGATGAACGAGCTCTCCCTCATCCCAACGCTATCCCACATCGTCAACGCGGTCATCTCCGATGACCCCGCGAGGCTGAAAAGGTTTTTATCGTTAAAGTTCAACCGGGGCAACACCGGAGGCGGTTAA
- a CDS encoding type II toxin-antitoxin system VapC family toxin, protein MSTFSTGERVFLDTSFILNFLFGDERAVIALEKMIDEGTRFYINPTVIGEVWFQLMANEYVKKHGRYSTYGIREKVGEIKEAINVADEFFSALPELEVVEITERTVEIARRLIEEHNLLPNDAMILASCIQYGIKMIATFDSDFKNVPNIETLP, encoded by the coding sequence ATGAGTACGTTCTCCACAGGGGAAAGGGTCTTCCTTGATACCTCTTTCATCTTGAATTTCCTTTTCGGAGACGAGAGGGCAGTGATTGCACTTGAAAAAATGATTGACGAAGGAACGAGGTTCTACATCAACCCAACAGTCATTGGTGAGGTCTGGTTTCAGCTCATGGCTAACGAGTACGTGAAAAAGCATGGAAGGTACTCAACCTACGGCATAAGAGAAAAAGTCGGAGAAATTAAAGAAGCCATCAACGTGGCCGATGAGTTCTTTAGTGCACTTCCCGAGCTTGAGGTAGTTGAGATAACGGAGAGAACCGTGGAAATTGCACGGAGACTAATTGAGGAACACAACCTGCTTCCCAACGACGCTATGATTCTCGCCTCATGTATTCAGTACGGGATTAAGATGATTGCCACCTTTGACTCTGATTTTAAGAATGTTCCAAACATTGAAACCCTGCCATGA
- a CDS encoding SLC45 family MFS transporter, producing the protein MEFKYSRIFILGFGFFGISIIWALYNAYIPIFLQDTFHMSKTVTGFIMTIDNLFAVLLLPFLGALSDMTRTKLGRRKPYILLGAPSAALMFALIPIAREHGNLALFMGTIILMNFFMALFRSPVVAFMPDITPSEKRSQANGIINFMGGLGALLAYFGGKVLYDMNYAYPFYFGAAIMLLANLLVVLAVPEPEEFRVSGEKISLRKLLAETSHKSFGELKENLKDVFASHERSLLAILLAVFFWFVAFNSLETFFTSYVKYHLYGIPVGAPETELTRKIESTGAFMLGVFSLSFMLFAIPAGFIGARLGRRRTITLGLLMVVAIMLGAFFVGQTSRPSSPSLSDPVIMTFMGLFFLGGIGWAMVNVNSLPMVVDMTTEEKLGGYTGLYYFFSQAANLLAPPLAGAFLDVIGYETLLPFAMVFFILALVTVQFVKRGDVVRTRGDALDYVPDMD; encoded by the coding sequence ATGGAGTTTAAATACAGCAGGATATTCATCCTTGGCTTCGGTTTCTTTGGTATCAGCATAATCTGGGCCCTTTACAACGCTTACATACCGATTTTCCTCCAGGACACGTTTCACATGAGCAAAACGGTTACGGGCTTCATCATGACCATAGACAACCTCTTCGCGGTTCTACTGCTCCCGTTCCTCGGCGCGCTCAGCGACATGACCCGGACGAAGCTCGGCAGGCGCAAGCCCTACATTCTCCTCGGCGCCCCTTCGGCGGCGTTGATGTTCGCGCTGATTCCAATAGCTAGAGAGCACGGCAACCTCGCGCTCTTCATGGGCACGATAATCCTCATGAACTTCTTCATGGCCCTCTTCCGCTCGCCGGTCGTTGCTTTCATGCCCGATATAACTCCGAGCGAGAAGAGAAGCCAGGCCAACGGAATAATCAACTTCATGGGCGGTCTTGGAGCGCTTCTGGCGTACTTCGGCGGCAAGGTTCTCTACGACATGAACTACGCCTACCCCTTCTACTTCGGTGCTGCAATAATGCTCTTGGCGAACCTCCTCGTTGTTCTTGCCGTCCCTGAGCCGGAAGAGTTCCGCGTTTCCGGCGAGAAGATTAGTCTAAGGAAGTTGCTGGCAGAAACGTCCCACAAGAGCTTCGGTGAGCTCAAGGAGAATCTCAAGGACGTCTTTGCCAGCCACGAGAGGAGCCTTCTGGCCATTCTCCTCGCGGTGTTCTTCTGGTTCGTGGCCTTCAACTCCCTTGAGACGTTCTTCACGAGCTACGTCAAATACCATCTCTATGGAATCCCAGTGGGTGCGCCGGAAACCGAGCTGACAAGGAAAATTGAGAGCACCGGAGCGTTTATGCTCGGCGTCTTCAGTTTAAGCTTTATGCTCTTTGCAATTCCAGCTGGCTTTATCGGGGCAAGGCTCGGGAGGAGGAGAACAATAACGCTCGGCCTCCTCATGGTTGTTGCAATAATGCTGGGGGCTTTCTTCGTGGGACAGACGTCAAGACCCTCAAGCCCGAGCCTCTCTGACCCTGTTATAATGACCTTCATGGGGCTGTTCTTCCTCGGGGGAATCGGCTGGGCGATGGTCAACGTCAACTCGTTGCCGATGGTAGTTGACATGACGACCGAGGAGAAGCTTGGAGGTTACACGGGTCTCTACTACTTCTTCAGCCAGGCCGCTAATCTCCTCGCACCTCCTCTTGCCGGAGCGTTCCTCGATGTTATAGGTTATGAGACGCTCCTTCCCTTCGCCATGGTGTTCTTCATCTTGGCGCTGGTGACAGTGCAGTTCGTTAAACGCGGTGATGTAGTCCGCACGCGGGGAGATGCACTGGACTACGTTCCGGATATGGATTGA
- a CDS encoding NAD(P)/FAD-dependent oxidoreductase, translating to MFPRIPMLSYDVVVIGGGPAGMAAAIKAKELGLKVLLLDENDYLGGILPQCIHPGFGLHYYKEELTGPEFASRLAKRLVELGVEYRTAARVLEIKNYSDLEKVVIFTSPSGAYQAWAKAVIYAAGARERHAFEIGIVGDRVSGIYTAGEAQTLMDIYGIMPGKEIVIVGSGDVGLIMARRFALEGAKVKAVVELMPYPGGLARNVMILRDFNIPLYLSHKVVEVRGKGRVERVKVVRVDENLNEISGSEFWIEADTLIISAGLVPSVKKLKKIGVEIDPSTGGPVVNDRLETSVPGIFVAGNSLLINDLVDYVAEQGELAAEGAKEFIENGGIESRKWVKVEKGENVRLLVPHYLSGDRDVYLYLRVSKPMEDVELRIPEIGKRMKLPVVKPAEMLRIKLKAGEIRKAEKLTVEVVKA from the coding sequence ATGTTCCCGAGGATTCCGATGCTGAGCTACGACGTCGTTGTCATCGGTGGCGGTCCTGCGGGAATGGCGGCCGCTATTAAAGCCAAAGAACTCGGACTGAAGGTTTTGCTCCTTGACGAGAACGACTACCTTGGAGGAATACTCCCCCAGTGCATTCACCCCGGCTTCGGCCTGCACTACTATAAAGAAGAGCTGACAGGGCCCGAGTTCGCCTCGCGCCTCGCAAAGAGGCTGGTCGAGCTTGGGGTGGAGTACAGAACGGCGGCAAGGGTTCTCGAGATTAAAAACTACTCCGACCTCGAGAAGGTCGTAATCTTCACGTCGCCGAGCGGGGCTTATCAGGCTTGGGCGAAGGCCGTAATCTACGCCGCGGGAGCGAGGGAAAGGCACGCCTTCGAGATTGGAATCGTCGGCGACAGGGTTTCGGGAATCTACACGGCCGGAGAGGCCCAGACGCTGATGGATATCTACGGAATAATGCCCGGCAAGGAGATAGTCATCGTGGGTTCCGGCGACGTTGGGCTGATAATGGCGCGTCGCTTTGCTCTCGAAGGCGCGAAGGTTAAGGCCGTTGTCGAGCTGATGCCCTATCCCGGAGGACTGGCGAGAAACGTGATGATTCTCAGGGACTTTAACATACCCCTCTACCTCAGTCACAAAGTCGTGGAAGTCCGTGGAAAGGGCCGCGTTGAGAGGGTAAAGGTTGTCAGGGTTGATGAGAACCTCAACGAAATCTCCGGGAGCGAGTTCTGGATTGAGGCGGATACGTTGATAATATCGGCCGGCCTCGTCCCGAGCGTTAAAAAATTGAAGAAGATAGGCGTTGAGATTGACCCCTCAACTGGCGGGCCGGTCGTGAACGACAGGCTGGAAACCAGCGTCCCGGGAATATTCGTTGCCGGGAACTCGCTCCTGATAAACGACCTCGTTGACTACGTCGCGGAGCAGGGCGAGCTGGCGGCGGAGGGAGCCAAAGAGTTCATCGAGAACGGGGGAATCGAGAGCAGGAAGTGGGTTAAGGTGGAGAAGGGCGAAAACGTCCGTCTGCTGGTCCCGCACTACCTCAGTGGAGACAGAGACGTCTACCTCTATCTGCGAGTATCTAAGCCGATGGAGGACGTTGAGCTTAGAATTCCGGAGATAGGCAAGAGGATGAAGCTCCCGGTGGTCAAGCCTGCCGAGATGCTGAGGATAAAACTGAAGGCAGGGGAAATCAGGAAGGCCGAGAAGCTCACCGTGGAGGTGGTGAAGGCATGA
- a CDS encoding NAD(P)/FAD-dependent oxidoreductase: MKTKVAIIGAGISGASIARVLSRYENLEVHLIEKAPDVGWGVSKANTALIHGGYDDDPEKYPTRARLCIRGNRLWHQWVKELEIPHVWNGTLIVATKDEDFDELERLLERGRKNGVPEMRLVDKEELFHLEPNLTREAIGALWVPIVGQIGPIPAVIAITENAVANGVKTHLETEVTGIKVENGEVRGVETKDGFIEADIVINAAGLYADKIARMVGIDYFEIHPRKGEYWIFDDDVPGPKRVLFPTPTPISKGIVVTTEISGHLMIGPNAQDLPPEEKENLATTKEGLEQVWEGAKKLWPQLPPRSKVIRTFAGLRPEPTGGDFIIKAEEEVWGFINVAGIRSPGLTSAPAIAYEVAEIIERDLGIELKEKEKWNPYRKEISHFFMMTPEQVNEAVKKNPSYGKIVCRCNNVSEGDILEAIERMKFIGVKTPSVDSVKFRTKATTGTCQGSFCRPKIVQLLAKEYGVEPWEVTLKGKGSEIGIGDVKVLLRGDA; encoded by the coding sequence ATGAAGACGAAAGTCGCTATAATAGGGGCAGGAATTAGCGGGGCGAGCATAGCGAGGGTTCTCAGCAGGTACGAGAACCTCGAAGTCCACCTGATAGAAAAAGCTCCTGATGTTGGCTGGGGAGTGAGCAAGGCCAACACGGCTCTGATTCACGGCGGCTACGACGACGACCCCGAGAAGTACCCGACGAGGGCCAGGCTGTGCATAAGGGGAAACAGGCTCTGGCACCAGTGGGTCAAGGAGCTTGAGATTCCGCACGTCTGGAACGGGACATTGATAGTCGCGACGAAGGATGAGGACTTCGACGAGCTCGAGAGGCTTTTGGAGCGCGGAAGGAAGAACGGCGTTCCGGAGATGAGGCTCGTTGATAAGGAAGAGCTCTTCCACCTTGAACCCAACCTCACGAGGGAAGCGATTGGAGCTTTATGGGTTCCAATAGTGGGCCAGATTGGGCCGATTCCGGCCGTTATCGCGATAACCGAGAACGCCGTTGCGAATGGCGTGAAAACGCACCTCGAGACGGAGGTCACTGGAATAAAGGTCGAGAACGGTGAGGTCAGGGGCGTTGAGACGAAGGACGGCTTCATCGAGGCGGACATCGTTATCAATGCAGCGGGTCTTTACGCGGACAAAATAGCGAGAATGGTGGGTATAGACTACTTCGAAATCCACCCGAGGAAAGGTGAGTACTGGATTTTTGACGACGACGTTCCCGGGCCGAAGCGCGTCCTCTTCCCGACGCCGACGCCGATAAGCAAGGGAATAGTTGTAACCACCGAGATTTCCGGCCATCTGATGATAGGGCCGAACGCCCAGGACTTACCGCCGGAGGAGAAAGAAAACCTCGCCACGACCAAGGAGGGCCTTGAGCAGGTCTGGGAAGGGGCCAAGAAGCTCTGGCCGCAGCTGCCCCCGAGGAGCAAGGTAATCAGGACCTTTGCAGGTCTAAGGCCCGAGCCGACGGGAGGGGACTTCATAATCAAGGCGGAGGAAGAGGTCTGGGGCTTCATCAACGTCGCTGGAATACGCTCACCTGGCCTGACGAGCGCCCCGGCGATAGCCTACGAGGTTGCCGAGATAATCGAGCGCGACCTTGGAATCGAGCTGAAGGAAAAGGAGAAGTGGAACCCCTACAGGAAGGAAATCAGCCACTTCTTCATGATGACGCCCGAGCAGGTGAACGAAGCCGTAAAGAAGAATCCATCCTATGGAAAGATAGTCTGCAGGTGCAACAACGTCAGCGAGGGCGACATCCTTGAGGCCATAGAGAGAATGAAGTTCATAGGCGTTAAAACGCCGAGCGTTGATTCCGTCAAGTTCAGAACCAAAGCTACAACGGGAACCTGCCAGGGAAGCTTCTGCAGGCCGAAGATTGTCCAGCTTTTGGCGAAGGAATACGGAGTCGAGCCGTGGGAAGTTACGCTGAAGGGTAAGGGAAGCGAGATTGGAATAGGAGACGTCAAGGTTCTCCTCAGGGGGGATGCCTGA
- a CDS encoding PrsW family intramembrane metalloprotease: MDVLTTLLFFAYAPALAILWYFYHKDKYEPEPKRYVITTFLLGATLSVGIAYILESILTIGGLIQPILPTTAFYVALVAGLVEEPAKALAVRFPYKAGQMDGIMDGLVYGVAAGLGFAATENFLYGLGWGVAVTLTRAFLTPFAHGTWTAIIGVGYGLKAEGKVDSLAQFYALAILLHFTWDYFAFLSATVPAYNIMLIFLLLVNLSILRYFLILGEEEDRQRFWYYLVRRGWR, translated from the coding sequence ATGGACGTGCTGACAACGCTTTTGTTCTTCGCCTACGCTCCGGCACTCGCGATACTCTGGTACTTCTATCACAAGGATAAGTACGAGCCAGAACCGAAGCGCTACGTCATAACGACGTTTCTTCTTGGGGCAACGCTCTCGGTTGGCATCGCATACATCCTCGAGAGCATTCTCACCATCGGCGGGCTCATACAGCCAATCCTGCCCACGACGGCCTTTTACGTTGCCCTCGTCGCCGGTCTCGTTGAGGAGCCGGCTAAGGCCCTCGCGGTCAGGTTCCCCTACAAGGCCGGTCAGATGGACGGCATAATGGACGGTCTCGTCTACGGAGTCGCAGCGGGTCTCGGCTTCGCCGCCACTGAAAACTTCCTCTACGGCCTTGGCTGGGGCGTCGCGGTAACGCTGACGAGAGCATTCCTGACGCCCTTCGCCCACGGCACCTGGACTGCCATAATCGGCGTCGGCTACGGCCTAAAAGCTGAGGGAAAGGTTGATTCCCTTGCTCAGTTCTACGCCCTTGCGATACTCCTTCACTTCACCTGGGACTACTTTGCATTCCTGAGCGCGACTGTTCCGGCCTACAACATAATGCTGATATTCCTCCTCCTCGTGAACCTCTCAATCCTCCGCTACTTCCTCATCCTGGGAGAGGAAGAAGACAGGCAGAGGTTCTGGTATTACCTCGTCAGGAGGGGATGGCGGTGA
- a CDS encoding DUF1667 domain-containing protein has translation MIYRFTCIVCPLGCSIEVEVEDGKVKEVRGCTCPRGEEWAIQEVTNPKRVVMSVVPVEGGALPTVSVKTAEPVPKEKIPELMKFLAKLRLKAPVKVGETVAEWEGIKIVATRGA, from the coding sequence ATGATATACCGCTTCACATGCATCGTCTGCCCCCTTGGATGTTCAATCGAGGTCGAGGTGGAGGACGGAAAGGTCAAAGAGGTCAGAGGATGCACCTGCCCGCGCGGTGAGGAGTGGGCGATTCAGGAAGTCACCAACCCAAAGAGGGTCGTGATGAGCGTCGTGCCGGTTGAAGGGGGAGCCTTGCCCACGGTGAGCGTCAAGACGGCCGAGCCGGTGCCGAAGGAGAAGATACCGGAGCTCATGAAGTTTCTAGCGAAGCTCAGGCTCAAAGCGCCGGTGAAGGTCGGAGAAACTGTTGCGGAGTGGGAGGGAATAAAAATAGTGGCGACGAGGGGAGCTTAG
- a CDS encoding metallophosphoesterase, which produces MEPKPLPEKALLLGKNLIIADLHLGYEIAMAREGFYLPRVFHEVVGDLKGLIRRERPKRLIINGDLKHSFIPEWRERAELKAFFEEINPLVEEIVLVRGNHDVGTLWLRELGVEVVDELELGRWKLVHGHKVVEGERFIIGHEHPAIRLRDEVGAIVKVPAFLLGEKLIVLPAFSPWAYGNDVLREIVSPFLRFYSEDFRVLVPVGNELLDFGRLSSLRTALSRL; this is translated from the coding sequence ATGGAACCAAAGCCCCTTCCTGAGAAGGCACTGCTCCTCGGGAAAAACCTCATCATAGCCGACCTGCACCTCGGCTACGAGATAGCGATGGCCAGGGAGGGGTTCTACCTCCCCAGGGTCTTCCACGAGGTCGTCGGAGATTTAAAGGGTCTAATAAGGCGCGAAAGGCCGAAGAGGCTAATCATAAACGGCGACCTGAAGCATTCCTTCATCCCTGAGTGGCGCGAGAGGGCGGAGCTCAAGGCGTTTTTCGAAGAGATTAATCCGCTCGTTGAAGAGATAGTCCTCGTCAGGGGGAACCACGACGTTGGAACGCTCTGGCTTAGAGAACTCGGCGTTGAGGTCGTTGATGAACTTGAGCTCGGAAGGTGGAAGCTCGTTCACGGCCACAAGGTCGTTGAAGGCGAGCGCTTCATAATCGGCCACGAGCACCCGGCGATAAGGCTCAGGGACGAGGTTGGGGCCATCGTTAAGGTTCCGGCCTTTCTCCTCGGCGAGAAACTCATAGTCCTGCCCGCGTTCAGCCCCTGGGCCTACGGCAACGATGTCCTCAGGGAGATTGTATCGCCGTTCCTCAGGTTTTATAGTGAGGACTTCAGGGTTCTTGTACCCGTTGGTAATGAACTCCTGGATTTTGGACGGCTCTCCAGCCTTAGGACAGCCCTCTCACGGCTGTGA
- a CDS encoding glycerophosphodiester phosphodiesterase family protein: MWESDRVIVLGHRGCMGKLPENSLLAFKKAVEAGADGVELDVWLTKDGKVVVMHDETIDRTSDMSGRQKDMTLEELKKADIGLGERIPTLEEVFEALPDDALINVELKDRDAVEEVARIVKENNPERVLISSFDVEALRGYRRFDKETRMGLLIESEDVLPMVPKLKEELNLWSVNVPIEAIPVLGFEKTVQALGWARSLGLKVVLWTENDELFYKDDNLLKLKGLFEVVIANDVERMLSYLKNAGLR, translated from the coding sequence ATGTGGGAAAGCGACAGGGTTATCGTTCTCGGCCATAGGGGCTGCATGGGGAAACTGCCCGAGAACAGCCTGCTGGCCTTTAAGAAGGCCGTTGAAGCCGGAGCAGACGGCGTTGAGCTCGACGTTTGGCTGACCAAGGATGGAAAGGTAGTGGTCATGCACGACGAGACCATAGACAGGACGAGCGACATGAGCGGAAGGCAGAAGGACATGACGCTTGAGGAGCTCAAGAAGGCCGACATAGGGCTTGGCGAGAGGATTCCAACGCTGGAGGAGGTTTTTGAAGCCCTTCCCGATGATGCCCTCATCAACGTTGAGCTCAAGGACAGGGACGCAGTTGAAGAGGTCGCCAGGATTGTGAAAGAAAACAACCCGGAGAGAGTTTTGATTTCGTCCTTCGACGTTGAAGCCCTTAGAGGATACCGCAGGTTCGACAAAGAAACCAGAATGGGACTTTTGATTGAGAGTGAGGACGTCCTGCCAATGGTTCCAAAGCTCAAGGAAGAGCTCAACCTCTGGTCGGTTAACGTCCCCATCGAGGCAATACCGGTTCTCGGTTTTGAAAAGACGGTTCAAGCCCTTGGCTGGGCCCGCTCCCTCGGGCTCAAGGTCGTCCTCTGGACCGAAAACGACGAGCTGTTCTACAAGGACGACAACCTGCTGAAGCTCAAGGGGCTCTTCGAGGTCGTGATAGCGAACGACGTCGAGAGGATGCTCTCCTACCTCAAGAACGCTGGACTCAGGTAA
- the glpK gene encoding glycerol kinase GlpK yields MERYVLSLDEGTTSARAIIFDRESNVIGIGQYEFPQHYPKPGWVEHNPEEIWDAQFRAIKTALERAKVEPGQIAAIGVTNQRETTIVFDRDGKPLYNAIVWQCRRTAEMVEEIKREYGDVIKEKTGLVPDAYFSASKLKWLLDNVPGLRERAEKGEVLFGTVDTFLIYRLTGEHVTDYSNASRTMLFNIKRLDWDDELLEIFGIPEEVLPEVRESSEVYGYTKRELLGAEIPVSGDAGDQQAALFGQAGFETGMVKATYGTGSFILANTGKTVRYSNNLLTTIAWGLNGKVSYALEGSVFITGAAVQWLRDGIKIIKHASETEELARKLESNEGVYFVPAFVGLGAPYWDQFARGLIIGITRGTGREHLARATLEAIAYLTRDVIEEMEKLVGIKELRVDGGATANDFLMQFQADILNRRVVRPVVKETTALGAAYLAGLAVDYWESLEEIESLWKAEKVFEPGMDEETRRKLYHGWKEAVKRAMGWAKVVGV; encoded by the coding sequence ATGGAGCGCTACGTCCTATCACTGGATGAGGGAACTACCTCAGCCAGGGCGATAATCTTCGACAGGGAGAGCAACGTAATAGGAATCGGACAGTACGAGTTCCCCCAGCACTATCCCAAGCCCGGCTGGGTAGAGCACAATCCGGAGGAAATCTGGGACGCGCAGTTCAGGGCCATCAAAACCGCTCTTGAGAGGGCGAAGGTGGAGCCGGGCCAGATAGCGGCAATCGGTGTTACAAATCAGAGAGAAACTACGATAGTCTTTGACCGCGACGGAAAACCGCTCTACAACGCGATAGTCTGGCAGTGCAGGAGAACGGCCGAGATGGTCGAGGAGATAAAGCGCGAATACGGGGACGTGATAAAGGAGAAGACCGGCCTCGTCCCCGATGCTTACTTCTCCGCGAGCAAGCTCAAGTGGCTCCTCGACAACGTTCCAGGTCTAAGGGAGAGGGCGGAGAAGGGCGAAGTCCTCTTCGGAACCGTTGACACGTTCCTAATCTACCGCCTCACTGGCGAGCACGTAACCGATTACTCCAACGCCTCAAGGACGATGCTCTTCAACATAAAGAGGCTCGACTGGGACGACGAGCTGCTCGAAATCTTCGGGATTCCGGAGGAGGTCCTGCCCGAGGTGCGGGAGTCGAGCGAGGTCTACGGCTATACCAAGAGGGAACTCCTTGGGGCAGAGATTCCGGTGAGCGGCGACGCCGGTGACCAGCAGGCGGCTCTGTTCGGGCAGGCCGGCTTTGAGACCGGAATGGTGAAGGCCACCTACGGAACGGGAAGCTTTATCCTCGCCAACACGGGAAAGACTGTCCGCTACTCAAACAACCTGCTCACGACAATAGCATGGGGACTCAACGGAAAAGTCAGCTACGCCCTCGAGGGGAGCGTCTTCATAACCGGTGCCGCCGTCCAGTGGCTCCGCGACGGAATAAAGATTATCAAGCACGCCTCTGAAACGGAAGAACTTGCAAGGAAGCTCGAGAGCAACGAAGGGGTGTATTTCGTCCCGGCTTTCGTCGGCCTTGGTGCCCCGTACTGGGACCAGTTTGCGAGGGGGCTGATAATCGGCATAACGCGCGGAACCGGCAGAGAGCACCTCGCGAGGGCAACTCTGGAGGCGATAGCCTACCTGACGCGCGACGTCATAGAGGAGATGGAGAAGCTTGTCGGGATAAAGGAGCTCCGCGTTGACGGCGGGGCAACGGCGAACGACTTCCTGATGCAGTTCCAGGCGGACATACTGAACAGGCGCGTCGTCAGGCCCGTAGTCAAGGAAACCACCGCGCTCGGCGCGGCGTATCTGGCTGGACTGGCCGTCGATTACTGGGAGAGCCTCGAGGAGATAGAGAGCCTCTGGAAGGCGGAGAAGGTGTTCGAGCCTGGGATGGACGAGGAAACAAGGAGAAAGCTCTACCACGGCTGGAAGGAGGCGGTAAAGAGGGCTATGGGCTGGGCGAAGGTCGTTGGGGTCTGA